The proteins below are encoded in one region of Asticcacaulis excentricus CB 48:
- a CDS encoding alpha/beta hydrolase has product MRACFLANSLAFAVSVLSLSPALAQTIAPEAGVVTPLWDKGAPGFEALRDVPEKSGDWWVRGVNNPSVTVFRPDPARNSGTAIIVLPGGGHENLVFNSEGLKPSRFLQAQGVTAFALKYRLGRESDNPKADYDIATHGAADLRRAVRWVRAHAAEYGIKRIGVMAFSAGGELVHMTAFADFEGVATAADPVDRLSARPDFIIEVYPGPLGVPVRFETAPPPAFFLTAHDDHGPVAVLDRLSQLYAAWPQVPVETHILAAGGHAFNMGERSNLRAIKDWPARLSDWLIDSGYISVP; this is encoded by the coding sequence ATGCGCGCCTGTTTTCTCGCCAATAGTCTGGCATTCGCCGTTTCGGTGCTGAGCCTGTCGCCCGCGCTGGCGCAGACCATTGCCCCCGAGGCGGGCGTCGTTACGCCCCTGTGGGACAAGGGCGCGCCGGGCTTTGAGGCCTTGCGCGATGTGCCTGAAAAATCCGGCGACTGGTGGGTGCGGGGCGTCAATAATCCGTCCGTGACCGTGTTTCGCCCCGACCCCGCCCGAAACAGCGGCACGGCCATAATCGTCCTGCCTGGCGGCGGTCACGAAAACCTCGTCTTCAACTCTGAAGGGCTGAAACCGTCGCGCTTCCTTCAGGCGCAGGGCGTGACGGCTTTTGCCCTGAAGTACCGCCTGGGGCGTGAAAGCGACAATCCGAAAGCTGATTATGACATCGCCACTCACGGCGCCGCAGACCTGAGGCGCGCCGTGCGCTGGGTGCGCGCCCACGCCGCCGAATACGGCATCAAACGCATTGGTGTAATGGCTTTTTCCGCCGGGGGCGAGCTGGTCCACATGACGGCTTTTGCGGACTTTGAGGGGGTTGCGACGGCGGCCGATCCGGTGGATCGGCTGAGTGCACGTCCGGACTTTATCATCGAGGTCTATCCAGGGCCTTTAGGCGTGCCGGTGCGCTTTGAGACGGCACCCCCCCCGGCCTTCTTCCTAACGGCGCACGATGATCACGGGCCGGTGGCGGTCCTTGACCGCCTCTCGCAACTCTATGCGGCGTGGCCGCAGGTGCCGGTGGAAACGCACATATTGGCCGCCGGCGGTCATGCCTTCAATATGGGTGAGCGCTCGAACCTGCGCGCAATCAAAGACTGGCCCGCGCGCTTGTCGGACTGGCTGATCGACAGCGGCTATATCTCTGTGCCATAA
- a CDS encoding L-serine ammonia-lyase: MLSVLDMFKIGIGPSSSHTVGPMRITRRALIEAKAAGVLEQAARVRVELQGSLALTGIGHGSDKAAVLGLLGAEPDQVDPDWADATYEALKTASEISLFGGQTIGFDYRRDIDFRGDITPRLHPNGMSVRLYDSAGAEVFERTLYSTGGGFIASAAQLSAPAQNDRISVGQKAALPFTSGAELLHICAQHTLNIYDVVLANEDARRPRAETDAGLKRIWEVMDSGINRGLKTSGILPGGLSVQRRAPRLFETLKTEAHNQESERLFDWLNVFAMAINEENAAGGRVVTAPTNGAAGIIPALIRYYCAFDGWSEADTRSDGRIGRFLLTAAGIGMIYKQRASLSGAEMGCQGEVGVACSMGAAGLSAVWGGSAPQIEHAAEIGMEHNLGLTCDPVGGLVQIPCIERNAIGAVKAANAARLSLRDEGPHKVTLDQVIETMRQTGLDMSSKYKETSQGGLAVNVVEC, from the coding sequence ATGCTTTCCGTCCTCGATATGTTCAAGATCGGCATTGGCCCGTCCTCCTCGCACACGGTCGGGCCGATGCGCATTACGCGCCGCGCCCTGATCGAGGCGAAGGCGGCGGGGGTGCTTGAGCAGGCGGCGCGGGTGCGGGTGGAGCTTCAGGGCTCACTGGCCCTGACCGGAATTGGTCACGGCTCGGACAAGGCCGCAGTGCTCGGGCTGCTGGGCGCCGAACCGGATCAGGTCGATCCCGACTGGGCCGATGCCACCTATGAAGCGCTGAAAACCGCCTCAGAGATTTCGCTGTTTGGCGGCCAGACAATTGGCTTTGATTATCGCCGCGATATCGACTTTCGCGGCGACATCACGCCGCGCCTGCATCCCAATGGCATGAGCGTGCGCCTGTATGATTCGGCGGGTGCGGAAGTGTTTGAGCGCACTCTCTATTCGACCGGCGGGGGCTTTATCGCCTCGGCGGCGCAACTATCGGCTCCGGCGCAAAACGACCGCATCAGCGTGGGTCAAAAGGCGGCCCTGCCTTTTACGTCGGGGGCAGAATTGCTGCACATATGTGCGCAGCACACTCTCAATATCTATGACGTGGTGCTGGCCAACGAAGATGCCCGTCGCCCACGCGCCGAAACCGATGCCGGGCTAAAACGCATCTGGGAGGTGATGGATTCAGGCATCAACCGCGGCCTGAAAACCAGTGGTATCCTGCCGGGTGGACTGAGCGTGCAGCGCCGGGCCCCACGCCTTTTTGAGACACTAAAAACCGAAGCGCACAATCAAGAATCCGAGCGCCTGTTCGACTGGTTGAACGTGTTTGCCATGGCCATCAACGAGGAGAATGCCGCGGGCGGGCGCGTCGTGACCGCTCCCACCAATGGCGCGGCGGGCATTATCCCGGCCCTGATCCGCTATTATTGCGCCTTTGATGGCTGGAGCGAGGCCGATACGCGCTCGGACGGCAGGATCGGGCGTTTTCTGCTCACCGCCGCGGGTATCGGCATGATCTATAAGCAGCGTGCCTCGCTGTCTGGAGCCGAGATGGGCTGTCAGGGCGAAGTCGGCGTCGCCTGTTCGATGGGCGCGGCGGGCCTCAGCGCCGTCTGGGGCGGCAGCGCGCCGCAGATCGAGCACGCCGCCGAAATCGGCATGGAGCACAATCTGGGCCTGACCTGCGATCCGGTCGGCGGTCTGGTGCAAATCCCATGCATTGAGCGCAACGCCATCGGCGCGGTGAAAGCCGCCAATGCCGCGCGCCTGTCCTTGCGCGACGAAGGGCCGCACAAGGTGACGCTGGATCAGGTGATCGAAACCATGCGCCAGACCGGCCTCGACATGTCGTCGAAGTATAAGGAAACCTCGCAGGGCGGCCTGGCCGTCAATGTGGTGGAGTGTTAA
- a CDS encoding glycoside hydrolase family 2 protein translates to MSPPRALIFALLACLGLGLALPAAAQIHATASLDTGWRFLKADAQGAEAAAFDDSAWRVATLPHTANAGDGEDGPTAGKSDFYRGTMWYRKAIELKALPATKRLYLQFDGAALVSDVFVNGRYVGRHEGGYATFRFDVSPYVTAGRNVIAVRVSNAVWPHIAPPGGDFTVYGGLYRGVSLIEAREAGFDWLDHGSPAVAVTTPTVSPQGATLRIRVGLRNGRAHATRLIVQTRIFDASGTPVLSVSKAVNVAANGTAIADLKGELRAPRLWNGRKDPYLYSAVTEISDDRATLDRNSVAFGIRSVRFDAQKGLLLNGQPYDVNGVNLHASRAGKGGAITPSDIVEDFNLIDEMGATAVRLVHYPHAEMAYEEADRRGLLVLTEIPLVGHLPMVTEAIRANAAQQLRELIRQNINHPSVIAWGLGNELHGETTAIAGLFRELNTVAKAEDPTRATIYAHCCVADDDARALVTDQLGFNRYFGWYPEQKGTMGDWADAYHKRFPTKPFAVTEYGAGGSVAHQDDTPGAVVPASGWHPEQYQTLYHETNWAMLKARPFIWGRFVWQMFDAASDGRNEGEQSGINDKGLVTYDRKTRKDAFWFYKAQWSKAPVVYITSRRFNQRSEPRADVKIYTNQPQITLSVNGAKLATQNAVNGVVIFKSVPLNPGVNTIQAENGAYYDRVRWAYSTSLETLIPTP, encoded by the coding sequence ATGAGCCCCCCCCGCGCCCTGATCTTCGCCCTGCTGGCCTGTCTTGGCCTTGGTCTGGCCCTGCCCGCTGCCGCACAGATCCACGCCACGGCCTCGCTAGATACGGGCTGGCGCTTTCTGAAGGCGGATGCCCAAGGCGCCGAAGCCGCCGCCTTTGACGACAGCGCGTGGCGCGTGGCCACCTTGCCCCACACGGCCAATGCCGGTGATGGCGAAGACGGCCCGACGGCGGGTAAAAGCGACTTTTACCGCGGCACGATGTGGTATCGCAAAGCCATCGAACTGAAAGCCCTCCCCGCCACGAAGCGGCTCTATCTGCAATTTGACGGCGCGGCACTTGTCAGCGACGTGTTTGTCAACGGCAGGTATGTCGGGCGGCACGAAGGCGGTTACGCCACATTCCGTTTCGATGTTTCGCCTTACGTCACCGCTGGGCGCAATGTGATTGCCGTGCGTGTGTCAAACGCCGTCTGGCCGCACATCGCGCCGCCAGGCGGGGACTTTACCGTGTATGGCGGGCTCTATCGCGGTGTGTCCCTGATCGAAGCGCGCGAGGCCGGGTTTGACTGGCTCGATCACGGCTCACCCGCCGTCGCGGTCACCACTCCCACCGTGTCCCCCCAAGGCGCGACCCTGAGGATCCGCGTCGGCCTGCGCAACGGCCGCGCTCACGCGACGCGCTTGATCGTGCAAACGCGCATTTTCGACGCGTCGGGCACCCCGGTCTTAAGCGTTTCCAAAGCCGTTAATGTCGCCGCCAACGGCACGGCCATAGCGGACCTGAAAGGCGAACTGCGCGCACCGCGCCTGTGGAACGGGCGAAAAGACCCCTACCTATATTCCGCAGTGACCGAAATCAGCGACGACCGCGCCACGCTCGACCGTAATTCGGTCGCCTTTGGCATACGTTCTGTTCGTTTCGATGCGCAGAAGGGGCTTTTGCTCAATGGTCAGCCCTATGACGTCAATGGCGTCAACCTGCACGCCAGCCGCGCCGGCAAGGGCGGAGCGATTACCCCTTCTGATATCGTGGAAGACTTCAACCTGATCGACGAGATGGGGGCGACGGCGGTGCGGCTGGTGCACTATCCGCACGCCGAAATGGCCTATGAGGAGGCCGACCGGCGCGGACTTCTGGTCCTCACCGAGATTCCCCTGGTCGGCCACCTGCCAATGGTGACCGAAGCCATACGCGCCAATGCGGCGCAGCAGTTGCGCGAACTGATCCGGCAGAACATCAACCATCCCTCAGTGATCGCCTGGGGGCTTGGCAACGAACTGCACGGCGAAACCACGGCCATAGCCGGCCTGTTCCGCGAACTGAATACCGTGGCCAAGGCCGAAGACCCGACGCGGGCAACCATCTACGCCCATTGCTGCGTCGCCGACGACGATGCCCGCGCCCTCGTCACGGATCAGCTCGGCTTCAACCGCTATTTTGGCTGGTATCCGGAACAGAAGGGCACGATGGGCGACTGGGCCGACGCGTATCACAAGCGCTTCCCGACCAAGCCCTTCGCCGTCACCGAGTATGGCGCAGGTGGCAGCGTCGCGCATCAGGACGATACCCCCGGCGCGGTCGTTCCCGCCTCCGGTTGGCATCCGGAACAGTATCAGACGCTGTATCACGAAACCAACTGGGCCATGCTAAAGGCCCGCCCCTTCATCTGGGGCCGTTTCGTGTGGCAGATGTTCGACGCGGCTTCAGACGGGCGCAACGAAGGCGAGCAGTCGGGCATAAACGACAAGGGCCTCGTCACCTATGACCGCAAGACGCGCAAGGACGCCTTCTGGTTCTACAAGGCGCAGTGGTCTAAGGCCCCGGTGGTTTATATCACGTCGCGCCGCTTCAACCAGCGCTCTGAGCCGCGCGCGGATGTGAAGATCTACACCAACCAGCCGCAGATCACCCTGTCGGTTAATGGCGCGAAACTGGCGACACAAAACGCCGTCAATGGGGTCGTGATCTTCAAAAGCGTGCCACTCAACCCCGGCGTCAATACGATACAGGCCGAAAACGGCGCCTATTACGACCGCGTGCGCTGGGCTTATTCAACGTCGTTGGAAACCCTTATCCCCACACCCTGA
- a CDS encoding MerC domain-containing protein, translated as MTTAPDPKPNSWMDATAIGLSGLCLAHCLLLPFAVAALPVLGQVAGEHLVHQLLILLAAPLSIWALHRTGGWKKPLVAALAVTGLGLLAAAAFVPVVAAHETLISIIGAVFVAGAHYLNSRLHRRGHKHA; from the coding sequence ATGACCACCGCGCCCGACCCTAAGCCAAACTCGTGGATGGATGCCACTGCCATTGGCCTGTCGGGCCTGTGTCTGGCGCACTGTCTGCTTCTGCCGTTTGCGGTGGCGGCCCTGCCGGTGCTGGGACAGGTGGCGGGTGAGCATCTGGTGCATCAGCTGCTGATCCTGCTGGCCGCGCCGCTAAGCATCTGGGCGCTGCATCGCACGGGCGGCTGGAAAAAGCCGCTTGTGGCCGCTTTGGCCGTTACCGGTCTTGGGCTTCTGGCGGCGGCGGCCTTTGTGCCTGTGGTGGCCGCGCATGAAACCCTTATCAGCATTATCGGTGCGGTATTTGTCGCCGGAGCGCATTATCTCAATTCGCGCCTGCATCGCCGCGGCCATAAGCACGCTTAA
- a CDS encoding TonB-dependent receptor — translation MKTGHGTFRRATLLCSGAGIALVTSLALSAPVMAQDTAAKQGDDGVTEVVVTGIRRGIQDAISAKRNSTSIVEAVSAEDIGKLPDQSIAESIARLPGIAAQRTNGRAQSLSVRGLGPDFTVTTLNGREQVSTNDGRGVEFDQYPSELISQVLVYKTPNASMPTQGIAGTADLRTVRPLSFGKQVVALNYRREQNSNDAFIGGSSNTGNRYAVTYIDQFFNKTLGVAIGYASTSSPSQLQKWEAWGYTRNFYGTGNTIIDGAKPEVASSNLDRDGLMAVLEWKPNDRLHMTVDAYHSEFNETQLRSRIEFPLFNPANNSGSSACPTGCAGAAVPPGWDGQTRLVSYTASNGLVNSATFSGIKTVLGNYVTQREATLDNIGWNTRYRLSDNWLLEADLSHAKVDRTDLILETTAGTGLDGSGALDTVTIKQSGQQGATITSALDYTNYGTIFLTDPRGWGGGTQAGYLKNPTIVDELDIIRLAATRTFDNNPLFSKVSFGINRTERSKSKVGNEGTLTLSKAATPVPMSMAVPEQYRRGTTALDFIGIKGMISYDALGMYNGGVYTFRRNVAANAIKNTWAVDETVTTMYVMADINTELLGKPLLGNIGVQQQHAEQTATSIYTGGTVSPDNGQVITGGTDYNDVLPSLNLSWEIFDNTQLRFAAAKTLSRPKMEDMSAGFSYDTCRNPCATVTGTGGTTNYYWTANGGNPALEPWRATSYDLSIEKYFGRKGYVALALFKKDLTSYVFDARTTYDFSDTTKFAVNPNQLGAGLPAHPAQTNRVGIYSTKLNGDGGYIRGLEFSASIPGELITPWLDGFGVIYSFTKNESEIKPNGTTAIPIPGLSEKVENTTVYYEKYGFSARVSQRKRDDFLGEVPDYQNNAELVMVKGESIVDAQLSYTFQSGPLKDLSILLQGNNLTNEPFMTYYSTPAEVRKYEDYGSSYIIGINYKF, via the coding sequence ATGAAAACCGGACACGGCACTTTCCGCCGCGCCACCTTGCTCTGCAGCGGAGCGGGCATCGCGCTCGTCACCTCGCTGGCCCTGTCGGCGCCCGTCATGGCGCAGGACACCGCCGCGAAACAGGGTGACGATGGCGTCACCGAGGTGGTCGTCACAGGTATCCGTCGCGGTATCCAAGACGCCATTTCCGCCAAGCGTAACTCGACCTCCATCGTCGAAGCCGTCTCGGCCGAAGATATCGGCAAGCTGCCGGATCAGTCGATCGCCGAATCCATCGCCCGCCTGCCCGGCATCGCGGCGCAGCGCACCAATGGCCGCGCCCAGTCGCTCAGCGTGCGCGGTCTGGGGCCGGACTTCACCGTCACCACGCTCAATGGCCGCGAACAGGTTTCGACCAATGACGGGCGTGGCGTGGAATTCGACCAGTATCCGTCCGAACTGATCTCTCAGGTTCTGGTTTATAAGACGCCGAACGCCTCCATGCCGACGCAAGGCATCGCCGGTACCGCCGATCTGCGCACCGTGCGCCCGCTGTCGTTCGGCAAGCAGGTCGTTGCGCTCAACTATCGCCGCGAACAGAACTCCAATGACGCCTTTATCGGCGGGTCGAGCAATACCGGCAATCGCTACGCGGTCACCTATATCGACCAGTTCTTCAACAAGACTTTGGGTGTGGCCATCGGCTACGCCTCGACCTCTTCGCCGTCGCAACTGCAAAAGTGGGAAGCCTGGGGCTATACGCGTAACTTCTACGGCACCGGCAACACCATCATCGACGGCGCCAAGCCCGAAGTCGCCTCGTCCAACCTTGATCGCGACGGCCTGATGGCCGTGCTGGAATGGAAGCCGAACGACCGTCTGCACATGACCGTCGATGCCTACCATTCGGAATTCAACGAGACGCAACTGCGTTCGCGCATCGAGTTCCCGCTGTTCAATCCGGCCAACAACTCAGGCTCGTCCGCCTGCCCGACGGGCTGCGCCGGGGCCGCCGTGCCGCCGGGCTGGGACGGTCAGACGCGTCTCGTCTCCTACACCGCCTCTAATGGTCTGGTGAACAGCGCCACCTTCTCCGGCATCAAGACGGTGCTTGGCAACTACGTCACGCAGCGTGAAGCCACGCTCGACAATATCGGCTGGAACACCCGCTATCGCCTCAGCGACAACTGGCTACTCGAAGCCGACCTGTCGCACGCCAAGGTCGATCGCACGGACCTGATTCTGGAAACCACCGCCGGTACGGGCCTTGATGGTTCCGGCGCGCTCGACACCGTGACCATCAAGCAGTCGGGTCAGCAAGGGGCCACCATTACCTCGGCGCTCGACTACACCAACTACGGCACCATCTTCCTGACCGACCCGCGCGGCTGGGGCGGCGGTACGCAGGCCGGCTATCTGAAGAATCCGACCATTGTGGACGAACTGGACATCATCCGTCTGGCCGCCACTCGCACCTTCGACAACAATCCGCTGTTCTCGAAAGTGTCATTCGGCATCAACCGGACGGAGCGCTCGAAGTCTAAGGTCGGCAACGAAGGCACGCTCACACTGTCAAAGGCTGCCACGCCGGTCCCGATGTCGATGGCCGTACCGGAACAGTATCGTCGCGGCACCACGGCGCTTGATTTCATCGGCATCAAGGGCATGATCTCCTACGACGCGCTCGGTATGTACAATGGCGGCGTTTATACCTTCCGCCGCAACGTTGCGGCCAATGCCATCAAGAACACCTGGGCGGTCGATGAAACCGTCACCACCATGTACGTCATGGCCGACATCAATACCGAGCTCTTGGGCAAGCCGCTTTTGGGCAATATCGGTGTCCAGCAGCAGCACGCCGAACAGACGGCGACCTCCATCTATACCGGCGGCACTGTTTCACCGGATAATGGCCAGGTCATCACCGGCGGCACCGACTATAATGACGTCCTACCCAGCCTGAACCTGAGCTGGGAAATCTTCGACAACACGCAACTGCGCTTCGCTGCGGCTAAGACGCTGTCGCGTCCGAAGATGGAAGACATGTCGGCGGGCTTCAGCTACGACACCTGCCGCAATCCGTGCGCCACGGTTACGGGCACGGGCGGCACCACGAACTACTACTGGACGGCCAATGGCGGCAACCCGGCGCTTGAACCATGGCGGGCGACTTCTTACGACCTGTCGATCGAAAAATACTTCGGTCGCAAGGGCTATGTCGCGTTGGCCCTGTTCAAGAAGGACCTGACCTCCTACGTCTTCGACGCGCGCACCACCTATGACTTCAGCGACACAACGAAGTTTGCGGTCAATCCGAACCAGCTGGGGGCCGGCCTGCCGGCGCACCCGGCCCAGACCAACCGCGTGGGCATTTATTCGACCAAGCTGAACGGCGACGGCGGTTATATCCGCGGTCTCGAATTCTCGGCCTCCATCCCGGGTGAACTGATCACGCCATGGCTGGACGGGTTCGGGGTGATCTACAGCTTCACCAAGAACGAGTCGGAGATCAAGCCAAACGGCACGACGGCCATCCCCATCCCCGGCCTGTCGGAGAAGGTGGAAAACACCACCGTCTATTATGAAAAGTACGGCTTCTCGGCCCGCGTCTCGCAGCGCAAGCGCGATGACTTCCTGGGCGAAGTGCCCGACTATCAGAACAATGCCGAACTGGTCATGGTGAAAGGCGAATCGATCGTCGATGCGCAGCTCTCCTACACCTTCCAGAGCGGGCCGTTGAAGGATCTCAGCATCCTGCTGCAAGGCAACAACCTTACCAACGAGCCGTTCATGACCTACTACTCGACCCCGGCCGAAGTGCGTAAGTACGAGGACTACGGTTCGAGCTACATCATCGGTATCAACTACAAGTTCTGA
- a CDS encoding polysaccharide deacetylase family protein, which yields MIRSLLVAACVSLACVPVTALACAPDALGTSRTLVLKREGAAYGTAQHVALALQPGEVVLTFDDGPRAESTPPVLKALAEQCVKATFFMVGDNMAKHPDLARKVAAGGHSTAMHSLTHLNMTQLSPEAQLSDLKTTQDIYAATFGHAAPAYRFPFLAESPTLMETLKAQTITVMSVDLGIDDWLADQTPDILTARLLERLKAKGGGIILMHDGQDSTAAALPQMLKALKANGYKVVHLEWEK from the coding sequence ATGATTCGTTCGCTTCTTGTCGCGGCCTGTGTGAGCCTCGCTTGTGTGCCGGTGACGGCGCTGGCCTGTGCGCCGGACGCTCTGGGGACGTCGCGGACGCTGGTTCTAAAGCGCGAAGGGGCCGCCTACGGAACGGCGCAGCACGTGGCCTTGGCCTTGCAGCCGGGCGAGGTGGTGCTGACCTTTGATGACGGGCCGCGCGCCGAATCCACACCGCCGGTGCTCAAGGCGCTGGCCGAACAGTGCGTTAAAGCGACATTTTTTATGGTCGGCGACAATATGGCCAAACACCCCGATCTGGCGCGTAAGGTGGCGGCGGGCGGCCATTCGACGGCCATGCACAGCCTGACGCACCTCAACATGACGCAGCTGAGCCCCGAAGCGCAACTGAGCGATCTGAAAACAACACAGGACATCTACGCCGCGACCTTTGGACACGCCGCCCCGGCCTATCGCTTTCCGTTTCTGGCTGAAAGCCCGACCCTGATGGAGACGCTGAAGGCCCAGACAATCACGGTGATGTCGGTCGATTTGGGCATTGACGACTGGCTCGCGGATCAGACGCCGGATATTCTCACGGCGCGCCTGCTGGAACGCCTGAAGGCCAAGGGGGGCGGCATTATTCTAATGCACGACGGTCAAGATAGCACCGCAGCGGCACTCCCGCAGATGCTTAAGGCGCTGAAAGCCAATGGCTACAAGGTCGTGCATCTCGAGTGGGAAAAATAA
- a CDS encoding LacI family DNA-binding transcriptional regulator yields MSPRPRLQDIARIAGVSVATVSRALSDSPSVNRVTKRRIWSIAREHNYFGDAEAPVPMSGANATIAIVIPPPHGREGRFSDPFYLEMISDVGEAARDMGCDLLLSHLTPKNQHDLTSLMHNIRADGVIFLGQSYLHERFNHLMKSHRNFIVWGAEIAGQTYCSVGSDNLHGGARATAHLARLGRRRIAYLGDVGEAQEMKQRYQGYLNALNAAGLDFDPQLIVPCHFEMESAQAAVTHLLYKGIEFDGIFAASDIIALGAIKGLTRGGRSVPQDVSVVGYDNIQLAAYAHPMLTTISQELARAGRLMVSKLLGSLNEGEMLSERLSTELVVRESCGG; encoded by the coding sequence GTGTCGCCCCGCCCCCGCCTTCAGGATATTGCCCGCATCGCCGGCGTGTCGGTGGCCACCGTGTCGCGCGCTCTGTCCGATTCGCCGTCGGTCAACCGCGTCACTAAGCGGCGCATCTGGTCTATTGCGCGCGAGCACAACTACTTCGGCGATGCCGAAGCGCCGGTGCCGATGTCCGGTGCCAATGCTACCATCGCCATCGTCATCCCGCCGCCGCACGGGCGCGAGGGGCGATTCTCTGACCCCTTCTATCTCGAAATGATCTCCGATGTCGGTGAAGCGGCGCGCGACATGGGCTGCGACCTCCTGCTGTCGCACCTAACCCCAAAAAATCAGCACGATCTGACGTCACTAATGCACAATATTCGTGCCGACGGTGTGATCTTTCTGGGGCAATCCTATCTGCACGAACGCTTCAACCACCTGATGAAGTCGCACCGCAACTTTATCGTCTGGGGAGCGGAGATTGCCGGCCAGACCTATTGCAGCGTGGGTTCGGATAATCTGCACGGCGGGGCGCGCGCCACGGCGCATCTGGCGCGGCTGGGGCGGCGACGCATCGCCTATCTGGGAGATGTCGGCGAAGCCCAGGAAATGAAACAGCGCTATCAGGGCTATCTCAACGCCCTGAACGCCGCCGGGCTCGACTTCGACCCGCAACTGATTGTGCCCTGTCACTTCGAGATGGAGTCGGCGCAGGCCGCCGTCACCCACCTGCTTTATAAGGGCATAGAATTTGACGGCATCTTTGCCGCCTCAGACATCATTGCCCTGGGGGCCATCAAGGGGCTGACACGCGGCGGTCGCAGCGTGCCGCAGGACGTCTCGGTCGTCGGCTACGACAATATTCAGCTCGCCGCCTATGCCCACCCCATGCTGACCACTATTTCACAGGAGCTGGCGCGCGCCGGCCGCCTGATGGTGTCGAAGCTTCTGGGGTCGCTCAATGAAGGTGAAATGCTGTCTGAGCGCCTTTCGACCGAGCTGGTCGTGCGCGAATCCTGCGGCGGGTAA
- a CDS encoding Dabb family protein, with translation MLRHIVMFSCKDSADRDRIRQGLSLLTQIPHAQKLEVAFNEKVDQLGNDIEVVVYGEFSDVTALRAYKEHPLYQQSIDIVRPLRELRVAADYTVEAAATTAL, from the coding sequence ATGCTGCGTCACATCGTCATGTTCAGTTGCAAGGATAGCGCCGACCGCGACCGCATCCGTCAGGGCCTGTCCCTGCTTACGCAGATCCCGCACGCCCAGAAGCTTGAGGTCGCCTTTAATGAAAAGGTCGATCAACTCGGCAACGATATCGAAGTCGTGGTTTACGGAGAATTTTCCGATGTGACGGCCTTGCGGGCCTACAAGGAGCATCCGCTTTATCAGCAGTCGATCGATATTGTGCGCCCGTTGCGTGAGCTTCGCGTGGCAGCGGATTACACGGTCGAAGCCGCCGCGACGACGGCGTTGTAA